From a single Glycine soja cultivar W05 chromosome 19, ASM419377v2, whole genome shotgun sequence genomic region:
- the LOC114400383 gene encoding 30S ribosomal protein S21, chloroplastic-like isoform X2 codes for MAASSTINNFFSFFLPTKPPPPSPPQFNPTTTTTTPMNPSSQTHKPSSQPLIAQYNPPPPSPSSCSSSSELSSVICPSMAYSNTLFFQSPYNVQVVVAEDETEEKLLGRFRREVTKAGVVQECRRRRYFENKHEEKKRKSREAARRNRKRVGDSCWIDFDGGSFM; via the exons ATGGCTGCCTCATCCACAATCAAcaacttcttctctttcttcttacCCACAAAACCACCACCACCCTCTCCACCGCAGTTCAaccccaccaccaccaccaccactcctATGAACCCTTCTTCTCAGACCCACAAACCCTCCTCGCAGCCCCTAATTGCCCAATACAACCCTCCTCCTCCTTCCCCTTCTTcctgttcttcttcttctgaatTGTCCTCTGTTATATGCCCCTCCATGGCGTACTCCAACACGCTCTTCTTCCAGTCGCCGTACAACGTGCAGGTGGTGGTGGCCGAGGACGAAACCGAGGAGAAGCTCCTGGGAAGGTTCCGCAGAGAGGTGACCAAGGCCGGCGTCGTTCAGGAGTGTAGGAGGAGACGCTACTTCGAGAACaaacatgaagagaaaaaacgCAAGTCGCGCGAGGCTGCCAGACGTAACCGCAAAAG AGTTGGTGATTCATGCTGGATTGATTTTGACGGTGGTTCTTTCATGTGA